The nucleotide sequence AATGCCGCTCGTTTCCCGCCCAGGTGGAGTCCGAACAAAGCGTCACCCTGTCCAGCAAGGCCACCGGCACCGTGGTGGCCGTCATGGCCGAGGAAGGGCAGAAGCTCAAGGCCGGCGCGCCCATCTTGCGCCTGGACGAGCGCGAGCTGGCCGGCCAGGAACAGGCCCTTTCCGCCGAACGCGACCAGGCCCGGCGCGAGAAGGAAGCCCTGGCCGCCCGGGCCGCCCTGGCCCGGACCACCCTGGAGCGCGTCTCTCGGCTGCTCGGCCAAAAGGCCGTGAGCCAGGAGGACTACGACAAGGCCCGGGCCGAGGCCGACGCCCTGGCCCGCCAGATCGACGCCACCGCCGCCAAGGAACAGGCCGTGGCCTCCCGCATGGCCGAACTGGCCGTGCTGCGCGGCTATGCCACGGTCACCGCGCCCTTCGAGGGCATCCTGGCCCGGCGCTATGTCGACAAGGGGGCCTTCGTGGCTGCCGGCGCGCCCCTGGCCCTGCTCGACGCCACCACCGGCCGTTTCGATCTGGCCGCCCAGGTGGACGAAACCCTGCTCCCGGCCCTGCGCCAGGGCCAGACCATCCTGGCCGCCGTGCCGGGGCTGGCCCCCAAGCCCTTTCCCGTCACCGTGGCCGCCGTGGTCGGCCGCATCGACCCGGCCAGCCGGTCGTTCAAGATCAAATGCACCTTGCCCGAGGCCGTGCCCGAAGCGAGCGGCCCGCCCCGGGCCGGCATGTTCGGCCGGGTCTATGTGCCGGCCCGCACCGCCCAAAAACTCCTGCTGCCGGCCGTCTGCCTGAGCCTTCGCGGCGACCTGCCCATGGCCGCCGTGGCCGGGCCGGACGGGACGCTTAACCTGCGCGTGGTCAAGACCGGCGGCAGCTTCGTCGCCGTGGCTTTTGCCGGCGCCACCTATCTGACCGATTCCGAAGCCTTCGAGGGCCAGGCCGGCGACGACCGGTTCGTGGAGATCATAAGCGGTCTGGCCGACGGCGACCGGGTGGCCTGCCCGACCGGGGCGACCCTGCGCGACGGTGACCGGCTGGCTCCCGGAGCCGGCCAGTGAGCGGGCAGGAACATCCGGGCCGCCACGGCGACTGGCTGCACCGGCTGACCGCCCATTTCGTCGACGCCAAGCTCGCGCCGCTGATCATCGTCGCCGCCCTGTGCGCCGGGGTGCTGGCCGTATGGGCCACGCCCAGCGAAGAGGAACCGCAGATCGTCGTACCCATGATCGACGTCCACGTGTCCATGCCCGGGGCCACGCCCAAGGAGATGGAGAACCGGGTCATCGCGCCCATGGAGCGCATTCTCTGGGAAATCCCGGGCGTGGAGTACCTCTATTCCACGGCCGGCGACGGCGAGGCGCTTACCGTCGTGCGCTTCAAGGTCGGCTCCGACGTGGAACGCAGCGTGGTTTCCGCCTACGCCCGGCTCTACCAGCATCTGGACTGGATTCCGCCGGGCTGCGAGCGGCCCATCCTGAAACCGCGCTCCATCGACGACGTGCCGGTGCTGGCCGTCACCTTCTGGGGCGGCCCCTACGACGGTCGCCAGCTGCGGGCCATGGCCAACGCCGTCAACGACGAGGTGCGCCGCATCCCGGGCGTGGGCGAAACGGTCGTCGCCGGCGGGCGCAAGCGGGCGGTCATGGTGGAGCCCGACCCCGATCGGCTGCGCGCCCGGGGCCTGGACATGGCCGACGTGCTGGACGCCCTGGGCCGGCAGAACACCGCCCGGGCCGTGGGCGAAACCTACGAGGCCGGCGCGGCCGTGGCCGTGCGGCTGGACAATTTCTTTCGCAGTCAAAAGGAGCTGGAACGGGCCGTGGTGGCCGTGCGCGAGGGCCGACCGGTCTATCTGGCCGATGTGGCCACCGTGCGCGACGGGGCGAACGACCCGGACGACTACGTCTTCTTCGTTCCCGGCCCGGCCATGGAAGCGGCTCCCGGCCGGGAAGCGCCCAGACCTGGCGAGGCCCATCCGGCCGTGACGCTCTCCGTGGCCAAGCGCCTGGGCGAAAACGCCTCGCGCATCGCCGACGCGGCGCTATCACGCATCGAGGGCCTTCGCGGCTACGTGCTGCCGGCCGACCTGGAAACCACCGTCACCCGCAATCTCGGAGCCACGGCCAGGCACAAGGTGGACGAGCTGCTTGAACACCTCATCCTGGCCGCCGTCACCGTGGGCGGGGTGGTGGCGCTGTTTCTCGGGCTTCGGGCCAGTCTCGTGGTCATGGTGGCCGTGCCCGTGACCTTGGCCGTGACGCTCGCCACCTACTGGCTCATGGGCTACACCCTCAACCGCGTGACCCTTTTTGCGCTGATTTTTTGCATCGGCATCCTGGTCGATGATCCCATCGTGGACGTGGAGAACATCGTGCGCCGCCTGGGCCTGCCGGACGCCAAGGGCCGGCGGCTGTCCGACGTCATTGTCGACGCCGTCAGCGAAGTGCGCGCGCCGCTGGTGCTGGCCACCTTCACGGTCATCGCCGCCATCGCGCCCATGGCCTACGTGGGCGGCCTCATGGGCCCCTACATGCGGCCCATGCCGGTTGGCGCGTCGGTGGCCATGCTGCTGTCCATGGTGGTGTCTTTTCTCATCACTCCCTGGACGGCCAAGCGGGCGCTGAAGCCTGTACCCACGCCCCACGCCGCCATCCCGGACGACGCCGGCACGCGGCTGTATCTCTGGCTTATGGACCGGCTACTGACCCGCCCGGTCTGGCGCTGGGGGTTCCTCTCCCTGGTCGGGGCGCTGTTTCTCGGGGCCTGCGCCCTTTTTCCGGCCAAGGCCGTGCTGGTCAAGATGCTGCCCTTTGACAACAAGAGCGAATTTTCCGTTGTCCTGGACATGCCCCGCGGCACGACGCTTGAGCGCACTGCCGCCGTGGCCCGGGAGCTGGCCGGGGCGGCGCTGACCCGTCCCGAAGCCACCGACGCCGTCATCTACGCCGGCACGGCCGCGCCCATGACGTTCAATGGGCTTATCCGCCACTACTACCTGCGAAGTGGCCAGAACGAAGCCGAGATCGCCGTGAACCTCCTGCCCAAGGGCGAGCGCAAGCTCCAAAGCCACGCCATCGCCAAGGCCGTGCGCGAGACCCTTGCCCCCATCGCCGCCCGGCACGGGGCGCGTATCAAGGTGGCCGAGGCCCCGCCCGGGCCGCCGGTGCTGCAGACGCTGGTGGCCGAGCTCTACGGCCCCACCGACGCCTCGCGCCTGGCCCTGGCGACCCAGGTGCGCGAGGTGATGCTGGCCACCCCCGACGTGGTGGACGTGGACTGGTACGTAGACGATCCCCGCCCCGAGCGCGTCATCCGCATCGAGCGCGACAAGGCCCTGGCCGCCGGCATCGACCCGGCCCGGGCCTTGGCCGACGTGGCCGCCGCCTTTGACGGCACGACGGCCGGGCTGCTCCACGACGCCGCCGCCCGGGAGGACGCGCCCATCGTGGTGCGGCTGCCGGCGGCTTTCCGGCCCGACGCGGCCAGCCTGGAGGCCGTGGCCGTGGCCGGCGACGGCGGCAGGCTCGTGTCCCTGGCCCAGATCGCTTCCATCCAGACCGTGATCCAGCCCAGCCGGCTCTATCACAAGAACCTGCTGCCCGTGGTCTACGTCACGGCCGACGTGGCCGGGCGCGAGGAAAGCCCGATCTACGCCATAAACCGGATAAACGATTCCCTGGCGTCCCTGGGCGCGGCGGGCCAGGGGGCCTGGAACGCGGCCGGACAGCAGACCCTGCCCATCCTGTGGAACGGCACGCCCGACCAGACGTTTGACCTGAGCCTCAAATGGGACGGGGAATGGCAGATCACCTACGAGGTGTTCCGCGACATGGGCCTGGCCTTTGCCGTGGTCATGGGGCTTATTTATCTGCTGACCGTGGGCTGGTTCGGCTCCTACACCGTGCCCATTGCCATCATGGCCCCCATTCCGCTGTCGCTCATCGGCATCGTGCCGGCCCACGCCCTGGCCGGGGCCTTTTTCACGGCCACGTCCATGATCGGGTTCATCGCCGGGGCGGGAATTGTTGTGCGCAACTCGATTATCCTGGTGGATTTCATCGAGATGCGCCGGGCCGAGGGCATTCCCCTGGCCAAGGCTGTGGAGGAGGCCGGGGCGGTGCGGTTTCGGCCCATGTTGCTCACGGCCGTGAGCGTGGTCGGCGGGGCCTTCGTGATCCTTTTCGATCCCATCTTCCAGGGGCTGGCCATTTCGCTCATGGCCGGCGAGGTGGCGGCCACCATTTTTTCGCGCATGGTGGTGCCGGTGTTGTATTACCTCGACGCCCGGCGCGGCGAAGCCCGGACGGCCTCGTAATTCCACCCCCAAAAAAACGACAAAGGCGGCCGGAACCCCAGTCCAGGCCGCCTGCATAGGGCGCGTCTCGCGCCCTTAAAGACCTTCAGCGCCTCGCCCGCGCCCCCCTTTAACCCTTTCCCCATTCGGGGGGTCTGGGGGCCTGCGGCCC is from Solidesulfovibrio magneticus RS-1 and encodes:
- a CDS encoding efflux RND transporter periplasmic adaptor subunit, which gives rise to MPWNMRNLLVISCVMAAVLVGCSGEKPLRKAEGRTVDVPVRVAARADAVECRSFPAQVESEQSVTLSSKATGTVVAVMAEEGQKLKAGAPILRLDERELAGQEQALSAERDQARREKEALAARAALARTTLERVSRLLGQKAVSQEDYDKARAEADALARQIDATAAKEQAVASRMAELAVLRGYATVTAPFEGILARRYVDKGAFVAAGAPLALLDATTGRFDLAAQVDETLLPALRQGQTILAAVPGLAPKPFPVTVAAVVGRIDPASRSFKIKCTLPEAVPEASGPPRAGMFGRVYVPARTAQKLLLPAVCLSLRGDLPMAAVAGPDGTLNLRVVKTGGSFVAVAFAGATYLTDSEAFEGQAGDDRFVEIISGLADGDRVACPTGATLRDGDRLAPGAGQ
- a CDS encoding efflux RND transporter permease subunit yields the protein MSGQEHPGRHGDWLHRLTAHFVDAKLAPLIIVAALCAGVLAVWATPSEEEPQIVVPMIDVHVSMPGATPKEMENRVIAPMERILWEIPGVEYLYSTAGDGEALTVVRFKVGSDVERSVVSAYARLYQHLDWIPPGCERPILKPRSIDDVPVLAVTFWGGPYDGRQLRAMANAVNDEVRRIPGVGETVVAGGRKRAVMVEPDPDRLRARGLDMADVLDALGRQNTARAVGETYEAGAAVAVRLDNFFRSQKELERAVVAVREGRPVYLADVATVRDGANDPDDYVFFVPGPAMEAAPGREAPRPGEAHPAVTLSVAKRLGENASRIADAALSRIEGLRGYVLPADLETTVTRNLGATARHKVDELLEHLILAAVTVGGVVALFLGLRASLVVMVAVPVTLAVTLATYWLMGYTLNRVTLFALIFCIGILVDDPIVDVENIVRRLGLPDAKGRRLSDVIVDAVSEVRAPLVLATFTVIAAIAPMAYVGGLMGPYMRPMPVGASVAMLLSMVVSFLITPWTAKRALKPVPTPHAAIPDDAGTRLYLWLMDRLLTRPVWRWGFLSLVGALFLGACALFPAKAVLVKMLPFDNKSEFSVVLDMPRGTTLERTAAVARELAGAALTRPEATDAVIYAGTAAPMTFNGLIRHYYLRSGQNEAEIAVNLLPKGERKLQSHAIAKAVRETLAPIAARHGARIKVAEAPPGPPVLQTLVAELYGPTDASRLALATQVREVMLATPDVVDVDWYVDDPRPERVIRIERDKALAAGIDPARALADVAAAFDGTTAGLLHDAAAREDAPIVVRLPAAFRPDAASLEAVAVAGDGGRLVSLAQIASIQTVIQPSRLYHKNLLPVVYVTADVAGREESPIYAINRINDSLASLGAAGQGAWNAAGQQTLPILWNGTPDQTFDLSLKWDGEWQITYEVFRDMGLAFAVVMGLIYLLTVGWFGSYTVPIAIMAPIPLSLIGIVPAHALAGAFFTATSMIGFIAGAGIVVRNSIILVDFIEMRRAEGIPLAKAVEEAGAVRFRPMLLTAVSVVGGAFVILFDPIFQGLAISLMAGEVAATIFSRMVVPVLYYLDARRGEARTAS